The Desulfosporosinus acidiphilus SJ4 genome has a window encoding:
- a CDS encoding indolepyruvate oxidoreductase subunit beta: MNKKVMLVGVGGQGTILTSKILAEGLLRAGYDVKMSEIHGMAQRGGSVTTHIIFGKKVASPIIDKGEADVLVAFEKVEALRYIDHLKLGGTIILNDHEIYSQTVLSGAEAYPQGIIENLQKAVDHVVTLKAVAIAEQAGNVKTQNIVLLGALVNVLDLKDIPWQEVIQDLVPAKLLEVNLRAFQAGLDI, encoded by the coding sequence ATGAATAAGAAGGTAATGCTTGTTGGAGTTGGCGGTCAAGGAACGATTCTCACCTCAAAAATTCTCGCCGAAGGATTACTAAGGGCCGGTTATGATGTGAAAATGTCAGAAATCCACGGTATGGCACAAAGAGGCGGAAGCGTTACGACGCATATTATTTTCGGTAAAAAAGTAGCATCACCCATTATTGATAAAGGGGAAGCAGATGTCTTAGTAGCCTTTGAAAAGGTTGAAGCGCTGAGGTATATCGACCATTTGAAGCTTGGCGGAACCATAATTCTTAATGATCACGAGATTTATTCCCAAACAGTTCTCTCAGGTGCAGAAGCCTATCCCCAAGGTATCATCGAAAATCTGCAAAAAGCAGTTGATCATGTAGTCACGCTGAAAGCTGTAGCTATTGCCGAACAAGCCGGCAACGTTAAGACGCAGAATATTGTTCTGCTCGGGGCCTTAGTGAATGTTTTAGACCTGAAGGATATTCCTTGGCAGGAGGTCATACAGGATCTGGTTCCAGCAAAATTGCTTGAGGTAAATTTAAGGGCATTCCAGGCTGGATTAGATATCTAA